Proteins found in one Miscanthus floridulus cultivar M001 chromosome 4, ASM1932011v1, whole genome shotgun sequence genomic segment:
- the LOC136548457 gene encoding uncharacterized protein: MEERAEFLEDIRYRLEQAQAYQKRHYDRAHRDITYQVGDWALLRLRQRAASSLPQAVGGKLKPRFFGPYRVVELINKVAVRLELPSRARIHNVFHVGLLKKYHGPPPTAPPPLPLLHHGAISPEPERAVRYRLARGVHQVLIQWKGTSAASATWEDVAPFHTKFPQF, translated from the coding sequence ATGGAGGAGCGCGCGGAGTTCCTGGAGGACATCCGCTACCGTCTGGAGCAGGCACAGGCGTACCAAAAGCGCCACTACGACCGTGCGCACCGCGACATCACCTATCAGGTCGGTGATTGGGCGCTGCTTCGCCTACGTCAGCGCGCAGCATCGTCTCTTCCTCAGGCTGTGGGCGGCAAACTGAAGCCGCGCTTCTTCGGGCCGTACCGCGTCGTCGAACTCATCAACAAGGTCGCCGTCCGGCTGGAGCTTCCTTCCCGCGCCCGCATCCACAATGTGTTCCATGTGGGGCTGCTCAAGAAGTATCATGGGCCGCCGCCAACCGCGCCTCCACCATTGCCGCTCCTGCATCATGGCGCCATTAGCCCAGAACCCGAGCGCGCGGTGCGGTACCGCCTGGCTCGCGGCGTACATCAGGTGCTCATCCAATGGAAGGGCACGTCGGCAGCATCAGCAACCTGGGAAGACGTCGCGCCGTTCCACACCAAGTTCCCCCAATtctag
- the LOC136551436 gene encoding uncharacterized protein, which produces MLSSGFERISAKASPSSAPAPLPTSQKYSSGLLALAYGVLKRANDIVDDLLAQINAVNRDRDRAREQMEHRNYQIAIEVSELEASLASRSSEGESPSKSLSQREAKISEEARRAEARARGADRMHLQAVPRDAGGGQGVKLVDAEAAGALSDSVFVWKETDVEESLKVSLEGTKLAYEHAAMALEKVRACIDDKEGKMRRLEDRVDELIKEKEHIGVLLWSTLQATTSDSVRC; this is translated from the coding sequence ATGCTCTCCTCCGGCTTTGAGAGGATCTCCGCCAAGGCCTCCCCTTCCTCGGCCCCCGCGCCGCTCCCGACCTCCCAGAAGTACTCCTCCGGCCTCCTGGCCCTCGCGTATGGCGTCCTCAAGCGCGCCAACGACATCGTCGACGACCTCCTCGCCCAGATCAACGCCGTTAACCGCGACCGCGATCGCGCGCGGGAGCAGATGGAACACCGCAACTACCAGATCGCTATCGAGGTCTCTGAGCTCGAGGCGTCCCTCGCATCCAGGTCGTCCGAGGGCGAATCCCCATCCAAGTCCCTGTCCCAGCGGGAAGCCAAGATCTCCGAGGAAGCTCGACGCGCAGAGGCCCGTGCTCGCGGAGCAGATCGGATGCACCTCCAAGCTGTACCACGAGATGCGGGAGGTGGTCAAGGCGTCAAGCTGGTCGATGCCGAAGCTGCCGGTGCCCTGTCGGACTCGGTTTTTGTCTGGAAGGAGACTGACGTAGAGGAGAGCCTCAAGGTGTCTCTGGAAGGCACGAAATTGGCCTATGAGCATGCGGCAATGGCCCTGGAGAAGGTCAGGGCTTGTATCGATGACAAGGAGGGCAAGATGAGGCGTTTGGAGGACAGGGTGGATGAACTGATTAAAGAGAAGGAGCACATTGGTGTGCTGCTCTGGAGCACACTGCAGGCAACCACCAGTGACTCAGTGAGGTGTTAA